Proteins encoded by one window of Puntigrus tetrazona isolate hp1 chromosome 25, ASM1883169v1, whole genome shotgun sequence:
- the LOC122330448 gene encoding LOW QUALITY PROTEIN: troponin T, fast skeletal muscle isoforms-like (The sequence of the model RefSeq protein was modified relative to this genomic sequence to represent the inferred CDS: deleted 1 base in 1 codon), with amino-acid sequence MSDTEDVEHFEEEKPKFKPSAPKIPDGDKVDFDDIQKKRHNKDNQELQGLIDAHFEQRKKEEQELIALKERMEKRRAERAEQQRVRAEKDKERQARREEERRRKEEEDAKKKADEDAKKKSALSGMGSNYSSHLQKADAKKGGKKQTEREKKKKILADRRQAARVDHLNEDKLRDKAQELFDWIKTLEAEKFEHMERLKRQKYEV; translated from the exons AAGAGAAGCCAAAGTTCAA GCCATCAGCACCCAAGATCCCAGATGGTGATAAAGTGGACTTTGAT GACATTCAGAAGAAGCGCCACAACAAGGATAACCAAGAGCTGCAGGGCCTCATCGATGCTCACTTCGAGCAAAGGAAGAAGGAGGAGCAGGAACTGATCGCCCTCAAGGAGAGAATG GAGAAGCGCAGAGCTGAGAGGGCAGAGCAGCAGAGGGTCCGGGCTGAAAAGGATAAGGAGCGCCAGGCCAGGCGTGAG GAGGAGAGacggaggaaggaggaggaagatgCCAAGAAGAAGGCAGACGAAGACGCCAAGAAGAAGTCAGCTCTGTCTGGTATGGGCTCCAACTACAGCAGCCATCTGCAAAAG GCCGATGCCAAGAAAGGCGGcaagaaacaaacagagagagagaagaagaaaaagatccTGGCTGATAGACGC CAAGCCGCTCGCGTCGACCATCTCAACGAGGACAAACTGAG GGACAAAGCGCAGGAGCTGTTCGACTGGATCAAGACCCTGGAGGCTGAGAAATTTGAGCACATGGAGAGGCTGAAGAGGCAGAAGTATGAGGTGTGA